One window of Desulfobacca acetoxidans DSM 11109 genomic DNA carries:
- a CDS encoding PEP/pyruvate-binding domain-containing protein encodes MGNPSQSQTELTLAARYSHFQRLLAANNQVLYLMSDLGEKLSGDFLFDLQYIRSLCSRLAEQTGEMVAALNGLGNNRYLELEEARQRIVAEVEDILNRRREIPPAPFVMFFEELPQEAVEIGGGKNANLAQVKNRLKLPVPNGFAITTSAYKAFLDHNHLAERITEMLSQWSMADLDTLGRVSEELKKMIRQAEMPPPLAEAIQVAYDRLARQEGGHPRLAVRSSAVGEDLAFTFAGQYATYLNVKPEDLIARYKAIIASLFTARALFYYKNKGFKEEEMSMGVVVMPIICSKASGVLFTRRPDPGEPDGILINAVWGLGKYAVAGRVNPDYYLIAYDPPGAILEQSIPAKPVMLVCQSEGGVAEVPTPPDIVETACLSHNHLQTMAKWAAVLEQHFQKPQDVEWALDSQDRLWLLQSRRLRVAAKKQVSVRPRTLTDYHVLLDGGVVASRGVGAGPVVIVRQDQDLKNFPNGGVLVARHSSPKFVTVMHQTAAIITDGGSPTGHMALLAREFRVPAILNTGNATQVLSPGQVVTVDANYKNVYAGRVEELLTPMPADDDELTETPVFQTLKAIAKKVAPLNLVNPQDPTFAPAYCQTIHDIVRFAHEYSMRDMFNLREGFDKNEGEACDLESDLPFKIRMLDMGGGLKSAGGRRVRPKDITSIPFKAFWEGVRAMRWPQGKPTSTTSLSSIFVKTEEELAEGETPYRDQSYALVSDNYMNFSIHLGYHFSSVEAYVSDQINDNYLTFHFHGGGSTPERRERRARLIETIIDHLHLQYKRKGDIIEARLAKYPRAQMLQRLVIMGKLTSYTKQLDMVLFSDGIVDWYINDFVREHITGKIID; translated from the coding sequence ATGGGGAATCCTTCTCAATCCCAGACTGAGTTGACGCTGGCTGCCAGATACTCCCATTTCCAGCGTCTATTGGCGGCCAATAACCAGGTGCTCTATCTCATGAGCGATCTGGGAGAGAAGCTTTCCGGTGACTTCCTCTTCGATCTGCAGTATATCCGCTCGCTCTGCAGCCGCCTGGCAGAACAGACGGGGGAGATGGTGGCGGCCCTCAATGGTTTGGGCAACAACCGCTACCTGGAACTGGAAGAGGCCCGGCAGCGCATCGTTGCCGAGGTGGAAGACATCCTGAACCGGCGGCGTGAAATTCCACCCGCCCCTTTTGTCATGTTTTTCGAGGAATTGCCGCAGGAAGCGGTAGAAATCGGCGGTGGCAAAAACGCCAACCTAGCCCAGGTCAAAAATCGCCTGAAACTTCCGGTTCCTAACGGCTTTGCCATCACAACGTCTGCTTATAAAGCATTCCTGGATCATAATCACCTTGCCGAACGGATCACCGAAATGCTTAGCCAATGGAGTATGGCTGATCTGGACACCCTGGGCCGGGTGAGCGAAGAGCTGAAAAAAATGATCCGTCAGGCTGAGATGCCGCCGCCCTTGGCTGAAGCCATCCAAGTCGCCTATGATCGACTGGCCCGGCAGGAAGGCGGGCACCCTCGGCTGGCGGTGCGGTCCAGCGCCGTCGGGGAAGACCTGGCGTTTACTTTCGCCGGGCAATATGCTACCTACCTGAACGTCAAACCCGAAGATTTGATCGCCCGCTATAAAGCGATTATAGCCAGCCTCTTCACTGCCCGAGCATTGTTTTATTATAAAAACAAGGGATTTAAAGAAGAGGAAATGTCCATGGGCGTGGTGGTAATGCCCATCATCTGCTCCAAGGCCAGCGGGGTTCTCTTCACCCGCCGACCCGATCCGGGGGAACCGGACGGGATCTTGATTAACGCCGTCTGGGGACTGGGAAAATACGCTGTGGCTGGTCGGGTAAATCCCGACTATTATCTGATAGCCTACGACCCGCCCGGAGCTATCCTGGAGCAGTCCATTCCTGCCAAACCGGTAATGTTGGTCTGCCAATCCGAGGGCGGTGTGGCGGAGGTCCCAACGCCGCCCGATATCGTTGAGACCGCCTGTCTATCCCACAACCATCTTCAGACCATGGCGAAATGGGCGGCAGTACTGGAACAACACTTCCAAAAACCCCAAGACGTGGAATGGGCCCTGGATAGCCAAGACCGGTTATGGCTCCTGCAGTCCCGTCGGCTGCGGGTGGCTGCCAAAAAGCAGGTAAGTGTTAGACCCAGGACATTAACCGATTATCACGTCCTGCTGGACGGCGGAGTAGTGGCAAGCCGGGGGGTAGGCGCCGGACCGGTTGTCATCGTCCGTCAAGACCAAGACCTGAAAAATTTTCCTAACGGCGGCGTGTTGGTAGCCCGCCACTCTTCACCAAAGTTCGTCACGGTGATGCATCAGACCGCAGCCATCATCACCGACGGCGGCAGCCCTACCGGCCATATGGCCCTGTTAGCCCGGGAATTTAGAGTCCCTGCCATCCTTAATACCGGCAACGCTACGCAGGTGCTCTCACCCGGACAGGTGGTGACCGTTGATGCCAACTATAAAAATGTCTATGCAGGCAGGGTTGAGGAACTGCTCACGCCGATGCCGGCAGATGACGACGAGTTGACCGAAACCCCCGTCTTTCAAACCTTAAAGGCGATAGCCAAAAAGGTTGCCCCCCTGAATCTGGTCAATCCCCAGGACCCGACTTTTGCCCCGGCCTATTGCCAGACCATTCATGACATCGTCCGCTTTGCCCATGAATATTCCATGCGGGATATGTTTAACCTGCGTGAGGGCTTTGATAAAAATGAAGGAGAAGCCTGTGACCTGGAGTCCGATCTGCCCTTTAAGATCAGAATGCTTGATATGGGCGGCGGCCTGAAGTCAGCGGGAGGGCGGCGAGTTAGGCCAAAAGATATCACTTCGATCCCCTTCAAGGCCTTCTGGGAAGGGGTAAGGGCTATGCGTTGGCCCCAGGGCAAACCCACCAGCACTACCAGCCTCAGTTCGATTTTCGTCAAAACCGAAGAGGAATTGGCTGAGGGCGAGACACCCTATCGGGATCAGAGTTATGCCTTGGTCTCGGACAATTATATGAACTTCAGCATCCACCTGGGCTACCATTTCTCCAGCGTAGAGGCCTACGTCAGCGATCAGATCAACGACAACTATCTGACCTTTCATTTCCATGGGGGCGGTTCGACCCCCGAACGCCGGGAGCGCCGGGCCCGCCTCATCGAAACCATCATCGATCACCTCCACCTGCAGTACAAACGTAAAGGCGACATCATCGAAGCCAGACTGGCCAAATACCCCCGGGCGCAAATGCTCCAGCGCCTGGTCATCATGGGAAAATTAACCAGTTATACCAAACAACTGGATATGGTGCTCTTTTCCGACGGCATCGTCGACTGGTATATCAATGATTTCGTACGGGAACACATAACCGGCAAGATCATTGATTAA
- a CDS encoding 50S ribosomal protein L11 methyltransferase, with translation MAECPYQKLFIYEIEGELILPPDLADRKFLGCWREGDCSYLFFTLKREREVKALLGEEQIQRYLSETIIDYKDWEAGQPLTPIRLAGFYLCPFWEEPHPQPEEQLIRLDPGVAFGSGFHPTTQMCLRLISRLYHTTTLPTVLDLGTGTGILSLACLAMGAKRILAVDNHTLAIATAQKNAVYNRAENHITFVCGDVLDYLATPADLVLANIFFSVLSSMLDQEVFFNKPWYIFSGLIGTEVNKFITRMQRLPLEVVQVLDDNLWFAILARNTAST, from the coding sequence TTGGCTGAATGTCCCTATCAGAAGCTCTTTATCTACGAGATAGAGGGCGAACTTATCCTGCCACCGGACCTGGCGGACAGGAAATTTTTAGGCTGCTGGCGGGAAGGAGACTGTTCCTACCTCTTTTTCACCCTCAAGAGGGAAAGGGAAGTCAAGGCACTATTGGGAGAGGAGCAGATCCAGCGTTATCTTTCGGAGACAATTATTGATTATAAGGATTGGGAGGCCGGACAGCCTCTTACTCCCATACGCCTGGCCGGTTTTTATCTCTGCCCCTTTTGGGAGGAGCCGCATCCGCAGCCAGAAGAACAGCTTATCCGATTAGACCCCGGTGTGGCTTTCGGTTCCGGTTTTCATCCCACTACCCAGATGTGCCTCCGATTAATCAGCCGCCTCTACCACACCACCACGTTGCCCACGGTCCTGGACCTGGGGACCGGCACTGGCATCCTCTCCCTTGCCTGTCTGGCCATGGGGGCAAAACGTATCCTAGCGGTGGACAACCATACTTTAGCCATCGCTACGGCACAGAAAAACGCGGTATATAACCGGGCTGAAAACCATATCACGTTTGTCTGCGGCGATGTCTTGGATTACCTGGCCACGCCCGCGGACCTGGTCCTGGCAAACATTTTTTTTAGCGTCCTGAGCAGTATGTTGGATCAGGAAGTTTTTTTTAATAAACCCTGGTATATCTTCTCCGGTCTGATAGGGACTGAAGTTAACAAGTTTATTACCCGGATGCAACGTCTGCCTCTTGAGGTGGTACAGGTGCTGGATGATAATCTGTGGTTTGCCATCCTGGCTCGTAATACCGCGAGCACTTGA
- a CDS encoding methylated-DNA--[protein]-cysteine S-methyltransferase: MRRVRSHFDRGEVSDIWGEMLQTPLCPLWLYFSRSGLRAVYFNHPGQQLGPQWPVRVRPTEAKLMADLHRWRWETVTALGAYFDGRIPDFGRLTLDMRGTAFQVRVWQALRQTPFGGLTSYQKLAQCIGMPGGARAVGGALRVNPLPIIIPCHRVLTANGGLGGFSAGLNYKRYLLSHERLVLDGNPLPPYVSDC, from the coding sequence ATGAGGCGAGTTCGCTCACATTTTGACCGCGGGGAAGTCTCCGACATCTGGGGGGAAATGCTCCAGACCCCACTGTGCCCGCTATGGCTGTATTTTTCCCGTTCAGGTTTGCGGGCGGTGTATTTCAATCATCCCGGCCAGCAGCTTGGGCCGCAGTGGCCGGTGCGAGTCCGGCCAACGGAAGCGAAATTGATGGCAGATCTGCATCGCTGGCGATGGGAGACGGTTACGGCGCTGGGGGCCTATTTTGATGGTCGAATACCAGACTTCGGCCGACTCACCCTGGACATGAGAGGAACGGCTTTTCAAGTTCGCGTCTGGCAGGCTTTGCGGCAGACGCCTTTCGGAGGTCTTACCTCCTACCAGAAATTGGCCCAATGCATAGGTATGCCTGGCGGTGCCCGCGCCGTTGGGGGAGCCTTGAGGGTCAATCCCCTGCCCATCATCATCCCCTGTCATCGGGTGCTGACCGCCAACGGCGGCTTGGGCGGTTTCAGCGCCGGTCTCAATTATAAACGCTATCTTCTGTCGCACGAACGGCTGGTCCTGGACGGCAACCCTCTGCCGCCATACGTTTCTGATTGCTAG
- the ispG gene encoding flavodoxin-dependent (E)-4-hydroxy-3-methylbut-2-enyl-diphosphate synthase has protein sequence MKFKSNLLKPRRPTRAIFVGNIQIGGGVPVSVQSMTNTDTCDVEATSNQIQRLVNAGCEIVRLAIPNDAALEGFKKIREVCIAPLIADIHFNYKLALGALEAGADAVRINPGNLGGAEKTRPVVEACRMLGKSLRLGVNAGSLEADLMERYGGPTPEAMVASARRWVRQFEDWNFDNFKISLKASDVLVTVAAYRQLSKEVDYPLHIGVTEAGGLIAGTVKSALGLGWLLSEGIGDTMRVSLTRDPVEEVRVAYEILRALHIRERGVEIISCPTCGRCQIDLFSLAEEAERRLAPLTKPIKVAIMGCVVNGPGEAREADVGIAGGKGVGALIKKGEMVRTVPEGELLRTLLLEVAELTGEAVDMEGLV, from the coding sequence GTGAAATTCAAATCTAACCTGCTTAAACCCCGGCGGCCGACCAGGGCTATTTTCGTCGGTAATATCCAGATCGGCGGCGGGGTACCGGTATCGGTGCAGTCTATGACCAATACCGATACCTGTGATGTCGAAGCTACCTCAAATCAGATCCAACGCCTGGTTAATGCCGGCTGCGAGATCGTGCGCCTGGCAATTCCCAATGATGCGGCTTTAGAGGGTTTTAAAAAAATCCGGGAGGTTTGTATTGCTCCCTTGATCGCCGATATTCATTTCAATTATAAGCTGGCTCTCGGCGCCCTCGAGGCCGGAGCTGATGCCGTGCGGATTAATCCCGGTAACCTTGGCGGAGCTGAGAAGACCAGGCCGGTGGTGGAGGCCTGCCGGATGTTGGGCAAGTCCTTGCGTTTAGGGGTGAATGCCGGCTCTCTCGAGGCAGATCTGATGGAGCGCTACGGCGGTCCTACTCCTGAGGCAATGGTAGCCAGCGCCCGGCGCTGGGTGCGGCAGTTTGAGGACTGGAACTTCGATAACTTCAAGATCTCACTGAAGGCCTCGGATGTCCTGGTGACCGTGGCGGCCTACCGACAGCTTTCCAAAGAGGTGGACTATCCCCTGCACATCGGCGTCACCGAGGCCGGGGGACTCATCGCCGGTACGGTAAAATCCGCCCTCGGGCTCGGTTGGCTGTTGTCCGAGGGTATTGGCGATACGATGCGCGTCTCACTAACTCGGGATCCGGTCGAAGAAGTGCGGGTGGCCTATGAAATCCTCCGGGCTTTGCATATCCGGGAGCGGGGCGTGGAGATCATCTCCTGTCCCACCTGCGGCCGTTGCCAGATTGATCTCTTCAGCCTGGCCGAAGAGGCGGAAAGACGACTGGCCCCGCTGACCAAGCCTATCAAGGTGGCTATCATGGGCTGCGTTGTCAACGGTCCCGGCGAGGCCCGGGAAGCGGACGTAGGCATTGCCGGTGGCAAGGGCGTAGGCGCCCTTATCAAGAAAGGGGAGATGGTCCGGACGGTGCCGGAAGGCGAGTTGCTGCGCACCCTACTTCTTGAGGTAGCCGAACTCACGGGGGAGGCAGTGGATATGGAGGGGCTGGTTTAG
- the accC gene encoding acetyl-CoA carboxylase biotin carboxylase subunit yields MFKKILVANRGEIAIRIIRACKELGIATVSIFTEQDANALHITKADQAILVTPGPIAGYLDYAQIIKVAKWAGADAIHPGYGFIAENWRFAHACEEAGIGFIGPTSTAIRSMGNKIRAREMMATAGVPLVPGSPVLQTDGEAKDWAARIGYPLMIKAKAGGGGRGMRLVQDDEELLRGLPVARAEAQKAFADEAIYLEKFIAQPKHIEIQIMADRYGNTIHLGERDCSIQRRHQKLIEIAPSLVLTPEKRAEMGEVAKQAARQINYHTVGTVEFLVDRDLNHYFLEMNTRIQVEHTITEIITGIDIVKEQIRLAAGEPLRLTQDEVRLWGYAIECRINAEDPRNNFFPSPGKITKYQSPGGIGIRIDGCIFGGYEVPPYFDPMLSKLCAWGNTWEEAVDRMCRALDEYIIRGIKTTIPLYKKLLEDEEFRCGRYTTEYMENKIQQLSYEDLKEPFDLYYIAAAALFFEMHYFYTEMK; encoded by the coding sequence ATGTTTAAAAAAATCCTGGTGGCCAATCGCGGGGAGATCGCCATCCGTATTATTCGTGCCTGCAAGGAATTGGGTATTGCGACGGTCAGCATCTTCACTGAACAGGATGCCAATGCGTTGCACATTACCAAGGCGGATCAGGCGATCCTGGTGACCCCCGGCCCTATTGCCGGCTATCTGGATTATGCTCAGATCATCAAAGTGGCCAAATGGGCCGGTGCCGATGCCATTCATCCCGGCTATGGTTTTATCGCCGAGAATTGGCGTTTCGCGCATGCCTGCGAGGAAGCCGGGATTGGCTTCATCGGGCCGACTTCCACAGCTATTCGTTCCATGGGCAATAAAATCAGGGCTCGGGAGATGATGGCGACGGCAGGAGTACCGCTCGTTCCCGGTTCCCCGGTGCTTCAAACCGATGGCGAAGCAAAGGATTGGGCGGCCCGGATAGGCTATCCCTTAATGATCAAGGCCAAGGCCGGTGGGGGGGGGCGGGGTATGCGTCTGGTGCAGGACGACGAGGAGCTGCTCAGGGGCCTGCCCGTAGCTCGCGCTGAGGCCCAGAAAGCCTTTGCAGATGAGGCAATTTATCTGGAAAAGTTTATTGCCCAGCCGAAGCATATCGAAATCCAGATAATGGCTGACAGATACGGCAATACCATCCACTTGGGAGAGCGGGATTGTTCTATCCAACGGCGCCACCAGAAACTCATTGAAATTGCTCCTTCTCTCGTCCTGACACCGGAAAAACGGGCTGAAATGGGGGAGGTGGCCAAACAGGCGGCCCGCCAGATCAACTATCACACCGTTGGTACCGTAGAATTTTTAGTCGATCGAGACCTTAATCATTATTTTCTGGAAATGAACACCCGCATCCAGGTAGAGCATACGATAACGGAGATTATTACAGGTATCGACATCGTCAAGGAACAGATCAGATTGGCGGCCGGAGAACCCCTGCGTCTCACTCAGGACGAAGTCAGATTATGGGGCTATGCCATTGAGTGTCGGATTAATGCGGAAGACCCTCGGAATAATTTTTTCCCTTCGCCCGGCAAGATTACCAAATATCAGTCGCCCGGCGGGATCGGCATCCGCATCGACGGTTGTATTTTTGGCGGCTATGAGGTACCGCCCTATTTCGATCCCATGCTGTCAAAACTCTGCGCTTGGGGCAACACCTGGGAGGAAGCAGTAGACCGCATGTGCCGGGCCCTCGACGAATATATTATCCGCGGTATTAAGACCACGATTCCACTCTATAAAAAGCTCCTGGAAGACGAGGAATTCCGCTGCGGCCGCTATACCACCGAATATATGGAGAATAAAATTCAGCAGTTGAGTTACGAAGACCTCAAAGAACCCTTTGACCTCTATTATATTGCCGCCGCCGCCCTCTTTTTTGAGATGCACTATTTCTATACGGAGATGAAGTGA
- a CDS encoding oxaloacetate decarboxylase: protein MSQAVQVTDATLRDGVESFVLKELRQEDLARLGKLLDRAGFYSIDCWGGSTFYAALTELQEDPWERLKRLRRAIRNTPLQMVVRGQMLVGFKPYHKEVVRKFLAKAAALGIDIFRIYDQLNDLENMRLAVSIAKELRKQVEATVLFSLNPATTQADYLRQAEALLNLGADAICINDSLGVMTPDKVASLVTTYRKSFHQPLRLHLHDNYQKALEAYLVGIRAGVERVDTVLTSLAWPEGPPAVESLMFSLGGTMYDPHIDIDILYEISEYIQALKETRHYREPAPRKVESRAEEGFLPDLLKDFLREELRRQNARDRQHMAFKEAHRVWGDLGFLPLKGRILEIIVEQTVANVLAGKRYEKLTEGMEDLVKGRYGPLYSLANEELRQRALDARQADRGQSWEGRLTKPLGISQEEDVLTYSLFPNEAERFFQSRRQRLAAPPIAKPPTLEAVRPLSQISQNVPRGLSLTLKGEEVGARLEGIGPLRGNKQTMFVNIADMTEEIEVTLVSSTGAMPEYLITMHGETHRLKFRKVFPKEEEYTPIFFEVDDTLEEFLIKHLHID, encoded by the coding sequence ATGTCTCAGGCAGTGCAGGTAACCGATGCCACGCTCCGGGATGGAGTAGAGAGTTTTGTTTTGAAGGAGCTGCGCCAGGAGGACTTGGCGCGCCTGGGCAAACTACTGGACCGGGCCGGGTTCTATTCCATCGATTGTTGGGGGGGGTCTACGTTTTATGCGGCGTTGACGGAGTTACAGGAAGATCCCTGGGAGCGGTTGAAACGGCTGCGCCGGGCCATTCGCAATACCCCTCTCCAGATGGTCGTGCGCGGTCAGATGTTGGTGGGGTTCAAGCCCTATCATAAAGAGGTAGTGCGAAAATTTTTGGCCAAAGCGGCGGCCTTGGGCATTGATATCTTCCGCATCTATGATCAGCTCAACGACCTGGAAAATATGCGGCTGGCCGTTTCCATCGCCAAGGAACTGCGTAAACAGGTAGAGGCGACGGTACTGTTTTCCCTAAATCCGGCTACCACTCAGGCGGATTACCTGCGTCAGGCCGAGGCTTTGCTCAATCTCGGGGCGGATGCCATTTGTATCAATGATTCGTTGGGGGTTATGACCCCTGATAAGGTGGCATCACTGGTTACCACCTATCGGAAGAGCTTCCATCAGCCGTTGCGCCTCCATTTGCATGACAATTACCAAAAGGCCTTAGAGGCCTATCTGGTGGGTATCCGGGCGGGAGTGGAACGGGTAGACACCGTGCTAACATCATTGGCCTGGCCAGAGGGACCGCCGGCAGTAGAATCACTGATGTTTTCTCTGGGCGGCACGATGTATGATCCCCATATCGATATCGATATCTTGTACGAGATCTCGGAATATATTCAAGCTCTTAAAGAAACCCGGCACTATCGGGAGCCCGCCCCCAGGAAGGTAGAGAGCCGCGCTGAGGAGGGTTTCCTTCCCGATCTGCTCAAGGACTTCCTGCGGGAGGAGCTGCGTCGCCAAAACGCCCGTGACCGACAGCATATGGCCTTCAAGGAGGCCCATCGGGTATGGGGGGATTTGGGTTTTTTGCCACTGAAAGGCCGCATTTTGGAGATCATCGTCGAACAGACGGTGGCCAATGTCCTTGCCGGAAAACGTTATGAAAAGCTGACCGAAGGTATGGAGGATCTCGTCAAAGGACGATATGGGCCGCTATATTCTTTGGCTAACGAAGAATTGCGGCAACGAGCCCTCGATGCGCGTCAGGCAGATCGGGGACAGAGCTGGGAAGGCCGTCTGACTAAACCGCTGGGAATCAGTCAGGAAGAAGATGTTTTGACTTATTCCTTGTTTCCCAACGAGGCCGAACGCTTTTTTCAGAGTCGGCGTCAGCGGCTTGCAGCTCCTCCCATTGCCAAACCGCCAACCCTGGAGGCAGTTAGACCGCTCAGTCAAATTTCCCAGAATGTCCCCAGAGGCCTCAGTCTCACCCTCAAAGGAGAGGAGGTAGGCGCCCGACTTGAAGGCATCGGACCGCTGCGGGGTAATAAACAGACCATGTTTGTCAATATTGCCGATATGACCGAAGAGATCGAAGTTACTCTGGTCTCCAGCACCGGTGCCATGCCGGAATACCTTATCACCATGCACGGTGAAACCCACCGCCTCAAGTTCAGGAAGGTATTTCCCAAAGAAGAGGAATATACCCCGATATTCTTCGAGGTTGACGACACCCTGGAGGAATTCCTCATCAAACACCTGCACATTGATTAA
- the amrB gene encoding AmmeMemoRadiSam system protein B has translation MMKVRPRTLPIGWYPESGRECQNRLTAFIAGVKPLAAGAKIYGGVMPHAGWYFSGRLAAQVFYLAAQSGQPQVVCIFGGHLGSGSPPLLVMEDAWETPLGEITLAKEMYQPLQEKITCAREYPGDNTIEIQLPMVKHFFPQAKLLALRAPHSQQAVLLGQAVVAVANDLNLSLLAFGSSDLTHYGPNYGWAPKGYGEAAVKWVKEVNDKKYIDRTLKMDTAGVLDAAARDQSSCSAGATAAAISASTAMGAAKGVLIDYYTSYDIMPNDSFVGYAGIIFTG, from the coding sequence ATGATGAAAGTCCGTCCTCGCACCTTGCCCATCGGTTGGTATCCTGAATCCGGCCGGGAATGTCAGAATAGATTGACCGCTTTTATCGCCGGAGTCAAGCCCTTAGCTGCTGGCGCCAAAATCTATGGCGGTGTCATGCCTCATGCCGGTTGGTATTTTTCCGGCAGATTGGCGGCTCAGGTCTTTTATCTAGCGGCCCAGAGCGGACAGCCCCAGGTGGTCTGCATTTTTGGCGGACATCTGGGGAGCGGTTCCCCACCTTTGCTGGTCATGGAGGACGCCTGGGAGACCCCACTGGGGGAAATCACCCTGGCCAAAGAGATGTACCAACCTCTGCAGGAAAAGATCACCTGTGCCCGCGAATATCCGGGGGACAACACCATTGAGATTCAGCTTCCCATGGTGAAGCACTTTTTCCCGCAGGCCAAGCTGCTGGCCCTGCGCGCCCCGCATTCCCAGCAGGCGGTGCTCTTAGGTCAGGCGGTGGTTGCGGTGGCCAATGATCTAAACCTCAGTCTGCTGGCCTTCGGTTCCTCTGATCTCACCCACTATGGTCCGAACTACGGTTGGGCTCCCAAGGGCTATGGTGAGGCGGCGGTTAAATGGGTCAAGGAGGTCAATGACAAAAAGTATATTGACCGGACTTTGAAAATGGATACGGCCGGGGTTCTAGACGCCGCCGCCCGCGACCAAAGTTCCTGCAGCGCCGGAGCGACCGCCGCTGCTATTAGCGCCTCCACAGCCATGGGTGCCGCCAAAGGCGTTCTAATAGACTATTATACCAGTTACGACATTATGCCCAATGATAGCTTTGTCGGCTATGCCGGGATTATTTTTACGGGATAG
- a CDS encoding GGDEF domain-containing protein: MRTDPLTGLANRWFFNETLITHISLAQRHGVPLSLVISDLDHFKSINDSYGHTVGDTVLQGFAEILKRNARMEDLAARYGGGGVNCPLAPYG, translated from the coding sequence ATGCGTACTGATCCTCTCACCGGCTTGGCTAACCGGTGGTTTTTTAATGAAACTCTGATCACTCATATTTCTTTAGCCCAGAGACATGGCGTTCCCCTGTCACTGGTCATATCGGACCTGGATCATTTTAAGAGCATCAATGACAGTTACGGGCATACGGTGGGGGATACAGTGCTCCAGGGTTTCGCAGAGATTCTTAAAAGAAACGCAAGGATGGAGGACCTAGCAGCCCGCTACGGGGGGGGAGGAGTTAATTGTCCTCTTGCCCCATACGGATAA
- a CDS encoding Uma2 family endonuclease — protein sequence MCWPEGERWELIEGIPYNMTPAPSTDHQRISGEIFRQISNFLVDQDCQVFVAPFDVRLPEAEEADDEIITVVQPDITVVCVPEKLDARGCRGAPDFIIEILSPSTAAKDQIYKVALYEKHGVREYWLVHPGDRLITVRLLTPGGTYGIPSIYEAKGLLPVHILPGLEIDLTLTFRRVGTEGAGRPTA from the coding sequence CTGTGCTGGCCGGAAGGCGAACGCTGGGAGTTGATTGAAGGAATACCCTACAATATGACTCCTGCTCCGTCAACCGACCACCAGAGGATTTCAGGGGAAATATTTAGACAGATCAGTAACTTTCTTGTTGATCAGGATTGCCAGGTGTTTGTTGCGCCTTTTGACGTCCGCCTGCCAGAGGCTGAGGAAGCCGATGATGAAATTATCACCGTAGTACAACCGGACATCACTGTGGTTTGCGTGCCGGAAAAATTAGACGCGCGCGGCTGCCGGGGAGCACCGGATTTTATCATCGAAATCCTCTCCCCCTCCACCGCCGCCAAAGATCAGATCTACAAAGTGGCGCTGTATGAGAAACACGGTGTCAGGGAATATTGGCTCGTGCATCCGGGTGACCGGCTGATCACAGTCAGACTTCTGACGCCTGGCGGCACCTATGGGATTCCGAGCATTTATGAAGCCAAGGGCTTGCTGCCGGTGCATATTCTGCCCGGTTTAGAAATAGACCTGACACTAACATTCCGGCGAGTCGGAACCGAAGGTGCAGGCAGACCAACCGCATAA